In a single window of the Flavobacterium sp. W4I14 genome:
- a CDS encoding DHA2 family multidrug resistance protein (product_source=KO:K03446; cath_funfam=1.20.1250.20; cog=COG0477; ko=KO:K03446; pfam=PF07690; smart=SM00714; superfamily=103473; tigrfam=TIGR00711; transmembrane_helix_parts=Inside_1_12,TMhelix_13_32,Outside_33_46,TMhelix_47_69,Inside_70_75,TMhelix_76_98,Outside_99_101,TMhelix_102_124,Inside_125_135,TMhelix_136_158,Outside_159_162,TMhelix_163_185,Inside_186_196,TMhelix_197_215,Outside_216_224,TMhelix_225_247,Inside_248_267,TMhelix_268_290,Outside_291_304,TMhelix_305_322,Inside_323_326,TMhelix_327_349,Outside_350_363,TMhelix_364_383,Inside_384_403,TMhelix_404_423,Outside_424_483,TMhelix_484_501,Inside_502_515), with amino-acid sequence MAEVGLKKWIITFTVITASLLELIDTTIVNVAIPQIQGNLGATLEDVAWLSTGYAVANVIVLPMSGWLGNRFGRKNYFLTSIIVFTLVSFLCGNATSLNELILFRIIQGLAGGGLISTAQAILIETWPREDVGIATALFGLGAVVGPTVGPTIGGYILEISSWPWIFYVNIPVGILAAYCTYTFVRATPKSGQGQPVDWWGIALLAIAVGSLQTLLEKGESEDWFATPYITALAVASVFGLLLFIWREMTTDHPIVNFKIMRHRSFSVGMFTSFILGFGLYGSVFVFPVFCQNLLGFSPLQTGEILFPGGLCTIVMMPFIGIMLKKGVPAQIMATFGMLAFFIFCWMLSNSTLQSGTGDFFWPLVIRGVGMALLFVPLTTLAIQDLKGPEIGQGSGLNNMMRQLGGSFGIAALTTLIHVRSGFHRSVLLANVNDYNQPFVDRFNGLIKGFMAKGQTLFDAKIMAAKAMEGIVTRQTMLLTYDDAYWVAGLIMLFSIPLLYLQKFKKNANIPADVH; translated from the coding sequence ATGGCCGAAGTAGGTTTAAAAAAGTGGATTATTACGTTTACGGTAATCACAGCTTCATTATTGGAGCTGATTGATACGACTATCGTAAACGTGGCGATTCCACAAATTCAGGGAAACCTGGGCGCTACCCTAGAGGATGTGGCCTGGCTTTCTACCGGTTATGCGGTAGCGAATGTTATCGTGTTGCCAATGTCGGGCTGGTTGGGTAACCGATTCGGCAGGAAAAATTACTTTCTTACCTCCATCATCGTTTTTACGCTTGTTTCCTTTTTGTGCGGAAACGCCACTTCATTGAATGAGCTTATTTTATTCAGGATTATTCAGGGTTTGGCCGGCGGTGGTTTAATATCAACAGCGCAAGCTATTTTAATAGAAACCTGGCCACGTGAAGATGTGGGTATTGCAACTGCCTTATTTGGTTTAGGAGCAGTAGTTGGGCCAACCGTTGGGCCAACCATTGGTGGATATATTCTGGAAATCAGTTCATGGCCCTGGATCTTTTATGTGAATATTCCCGTCGGAATACTCGCGGCCTACTGTACGTACACCTTTGTTCGGGCAACCCCGAAATCAGGGCAGGGGCAACCTGTCGATTGGTGGGGTATTGCATTATTGGCTATTGCAGTAGGTAGTTTACAAACATTATTAGAAAAAGGGGAGAGCGAAGATTGGTTTGCTACACCATACATTACCGCTTTGGCTGTGGCCTCGGTATTTGGCTTACTGCTTTTTATATGGCGGGAAATGACCACTGACCACCCAATTGTGAACTTTAAAATTATGAGACACAGAAGTTTCTCTGTGGGTATGTTTACCTCATTTATTTTGGGTTTCGGGCTATACGGGTCAGTGTTTGTGTTTCCGGTATTCTGTCAGAATTTGCTAGGATTTTCACCTTTGCAAACCGGAGAAATCTTGTTCCCAGGTGGCTTATGTACCATTGTAATGATGCCTTTTATTGGTATTATGCTTAAAAAAGGTGTTCCTGCACAGATTATGGCCACTTTCGGTATGTTGGCATTCTTCATTTTCTGTTGGATGTTGAGTAATTCGACTCTGCAATCAGGAACTGGCGATTTCTTCTGGCCACTGGTAATCAGGGGTGTGGGTATGGCCTTATTGTTTGTGCCTTTAACCACACTTGCCATCCAGGATTTAAAAGGACCAGAAATTGGTCAGGGATCAGGTTTGAACAATATGATGCGCCAATTGGGCGGTTCGTTCGGTATCGCAGCTTTAACTACATTAATTCACGTCCGTTCGGGTTTCCACAGAAGTGTTTTATTGGCAAATGTGAACGATTATAACCAACCATTTGTGGATCGTTTTAACGGATTGATTAAAGGTTTTATGGCAAAAGGACAAACTTTGTTCGATGCCAAAATTATGGCTGCAAAAGCGATGGAAGGAATTGTAACCAGACAGACCATGTTACTTACCTATGATGATGCATATTGGGTTGCAGGATTGATCATGTTGTTCTCCATCCCGCTACTTTATCTTCAAAAGTTTAAGAAAAATGCAAACATTCCTGCTGATGTGCATTAA
- a CDS encoding outer membrane protein (product_source=KO:K12340; cath_funfam=1.20.1600.10; cleavage_site_network=SignalP-noTM; cog=COG1538; ko=KO:K12340; pfam=PF02321; superfamily=56954) produces the protein MIPRSIRLMLAASLIPAALFAQSSKELNINQAIELGIANSKNLKLSQNKIDQAVAQLEVVKDNVLPTANASFMYNHAEIPTTTFTLPGSESSFHLPKRADAFVGTAAVQELVYGGGKLRYAKESTKLLADVARLDADKSKEEITYAVINTYYALYKVLQSRKVVDQNLESIAAQIKQAQRFFEQGIVTKNDVLRFQLQQANVTLTQMDIESNRKVINYNLDILLGLPEDTEVKIVDPTAGLKTPGSLNEYIGQAMANRQELKQLDVQNKVADFNIKTIKANTLPTVGVGANLYYINPSGNFIPPTNQYLMPVTLGATISWNFGNLWTNKNKVSEAKIQQSAITIQKDILSDQVKTDINKNFQGYQVAMNKIQVLETSIAQATENDKLLASKYKNNVASVTDRIDAETLLYQAKINLEIAKADAGLAYYTLLKSTGKITQ, from the coding sequence ATGATACCCAGATCAATAAGATTAATGCTTGCGGCATCATTAATTCCGGCAGCTTTATTTGCACAGAGCTCGAAAGAATTAAATATTAACCAGGCAATAGAACTTGGCATAGCCAATAGTAAAAACTTAAAACTTTCTCAAAACAAGATCGACCAGGCTGTTGCACAGCTGGAGGTTGTAAAAGACAATGTTTTGCCTACGGCAAACGCAAGTTTTATGTACAACCACGCCGAAATACCAACTACTACTTTTACATTACCCGGTAGCGAATCGTCTTTCCACTTGCCTAAAAGAGCCGATGCTTTTGTGGGAACAGCAGCAGTACAAGAATTGGTATATGGTGGTGGTAAATTAAGGTATGCTAAAGAATCGACCAAATTACTGGCAGATGTTGCACGTTTAGATGCCGATAAAAGCAAAGAAGAAATTACTTATGCCGTTATTAATACTTATTACGCTTTATATAAAGTATTGCAGAGCAGAAAAGTGGTTGATCAGAATTTAGAATCAATTGCCGCACAGATTAAACAGGCACAACGTTTCTTCGAGCAGGGCATTGTAACTAAAAACGATGTGTTGCGTTTCCAATTGCAACAGGCAAATGTTACGCTAACTCAAATGGATATTGAGAGCAACCGTAAAGTGATTAATTATAACCTGGATATTTTATTGGGTTTACCAGAAGATACTGAAGTGAAAATTGTTGATCCAACAGCCGGCTTAAAAACCCCAGGCTCGTTAAATGAATACATCGGGCAGGCAATGGCTAATCGCCAGGAACTAAAACAACTTGATGTGCAGAACAAAGTTGCCGATTTTAACATTAAAACCATCAAAGCAAATACGTTGCCTACCGTTGGTGTTGGTGCAAACTTATATTACATTAACCCAAGTGGCAATTTTATACCACCAACAAACCAATATTTAATGCCCGTTACATTAGGTGCAACGATTTCCTGGAATTTCGGCAACCTTTGGACAAACAAGAATAAGGTAAGTGAAGCAAAAATTCAACAAAGTGCGATTACCATTCAGAAAGATATCTTATCTGACCAGGTAAAAACAGATATCAACAAAAACTTTCAAGGTTACCAGGTGGCGATGAACAAAATTCAGGTATTGGAAACCTCAATTGCACAAGCAACAGAAAACGATAAGTTATTGGCATCTAAATATAAAAACAATGTGGCTTCGGTTACCGACCGTATCGATGCTGAAACCTTATTGTACCAGGCAAAAATAAACTTAGAGATAGCTAAGGCGGACGCAGGTTTGGCTTACTATACCCTATTAAAATCAACAGGAAAAATAACGCAATAA
- a CDS encoding phosphoenolpyruvate carboxylase (product_source=KO:K01595; cog=COG2352; ko=KO:K01595; pfam=PF00311; superfamily=51621), translated as MPKLRLTTQRESIFNNEVISKFELFNSLFLTLPFYKIKDTGTLLPLFFKSCEEGIANGEKPAQIIEEFFAKYTSYTDPKDIVDLLFRFIQYIERQVVLFDAVEDASFTKLNTTDEQSTLAFILKKNADNKPMLSKIEKLIDELSLRLVLTAHPTQFYPGAVLAIITDLTKAIRDNDLTSMNSLLQQLGKTPFFNKKSPTPVDEALNLAWFLENTFYFAAANIQEEIDQNLDEYNLETKKILELGFWPGGDRDGNPNIHADTTLEVSKMLRQILFRCYYRDFRVIKRRITFRGVEENIAKLHDVLYLNAFDQTCELHDISDELRDNLNKIKETLLAEHEGLFVDLVNDLIRKIDLYGNYFASLDIRQDSRVLRNVHTYCRANKPISSLYPADYDKLSEAEKLALISFKEATVVYASEPDALTKDTIEVIKEIKGIQRRNGEKACHRFIISNCQQASDILQLIELFLWNGWSKESLTIDFVPLFETVNDLKGAAAIMDTLYSNPFYKAHLASRGNKQDIMLGYSDSTKDGGYLMANWSIFNGKTSLSAVSAKHNIQLAFFDGRGGPPARGGGKTHRFYASMGKEIANKNMQLTVQGQTISSQYGSIESAEFNIEQLINAGLTSGLKEKHNILLDPENKTLLDEMAEESYKAFVDLREHPLFVSYLEKLSPLKLLSQANISSRPVKRNGGGEMKLEDLRAISFVTAWSMLKQNVPGFYGMGTALKNQEKAGNWDKVLKVYQDSDYLKTIVDNCMMSMSKSDFTITAHLAADKEFGAFWTQLHNEFELAKEMLLKLSGQPTLMANYPVDKKSIATREKIILPLVLIQHFALEKLQHDQNEKDQHALEKLAVRTVFGIVNAGRNLA; from the coding sequence ATGCCTAAACTTCGTTTAACTACGCAACGAGAATCTATTTTTAATAATGAGGTAATCTCAAAATTCGAACTATTTAACAGTTTATTTCTCACCTTGCCTTTTTACAAAATTAAAGATACCGGAACATTGCTTCCGCTGTTTTTTAAAAGCTGTGAAGAAGGCATTGCAAACGGAGAAAAACCTGCACAGATTATCGAAGAATTTTTTGCCAAGTATACCAGTTATACCGACCCTAAGGATATTGTTGACCTGCTTTTCCGTTTTATCCAGTATATCGAACGTCAGGTGGTACTTTTTGATGCCGTGGAAGATGCTTCTTTTACCAAGTTAAATACCACTGATGAACAGAGTACATTGGCATTTATCTTAAAAAAGAATGCCGATAATAAACCCATGTTATCAAAAATTGAGAAGTTGATTGACGAACTTTCGCTTCGTTTGGTTTTAACCGCACACCCAACCCAGTTTTACCCTGGAGCTGTATTGGCCATTATTACCGATTTAACCAAGGCTATTCGTGATAACGACCTTACTTCGATGAACTCCTTATTGCAGCAATTGGGTAAAACGCCGTTTTTTAACAAAAAATCGCCAACCCCAGTTGATGAGGCCTTAAACCTAGCCTGGTTTTTAGAGAATACATTTTATTTTGCTGCGGCGAATATTCAGGAAGAAATAGATCAGAATCTGGACGAATATAACCTGGAGACCAAGAAAATTTTAGAGCTGGGTTTCTGGCCTGGGGGAGATAGAGACGGAAATCCAAATATCCATGCCGATACGACCTTAGAAGTTTCTAAAATGTTGCGCCAGATCCTTTTCCGTTGTTATTACCGCGATTTCAGGGTAATTAAACGCCGCATTACCTTTAGAGGTGTTGAGGAAAATATCGCAAAGCTGCACGACGTACTCTATCTGAATGCTTTCGACCAGACCTGTGAGCTTCACGACATTTCTGATGAACTAAGGGATAACCTGAATAAAATTAAAGAAACATTGTTAGCCGAACACGAAGGTTTATTTGTTGATCTGGTTAACGATCTGATCCGTAAGATAGATTTATATGGTAACTACTTTGCGTCGCTAGATATTCGTCAGGACAGCCGTGTGCTGAGAAACGTGCATACCTATTGTCGCGCAAATAAGCCAATTTCTTCGCTGTATCCTGCTGATTATGATAAATTATCTGAAGCAGAGAAATTAGCTTTGATTTCTTTTAAAGAGGCAACGGTTGTTTATGCCAGTGAGCCAGATGCTTTGACAAAAGATACCATTGAGGTAATTAAAGAAATTAAAGGCATTCAAAGGCGTAATGGCGAAAAAGCTTGTCACCGTTTTATTATCAGTAATTGCCAACAAGCGAGCGATATCCTTCAGTTGATTGAGCTTTTCCTTTGGAACGGCTGGAGTAAAGAATCGTTGACTATTGATTTTGTGCCGCTTTTTGAAACCGTTAACGATTTAAAGGGAGCAGCTGCAATTATGGATACGCTTTATAGTAATCCGTTCTATAAGGCGCATTTAGCCAGCCGTGGAAATAAACAGGATATTATGCTTGGTTATTCTGACAGCACCAAAGATGGTGGTTACTTAATGGCCAATTGGTCTATTTTTAACGGAAAAACGTCATTATCTGCTGTTTCTGCTAAGCACAATATCCAGCTGGCGTTTTTTGATGGACGTGGTGGTCCGCCTGCGCGCGGTGGGGGTAAAACACACCGTTTTTATGCTTCTATGGGCAAGGAAATTGCAAACAAGAACATGCAATTGACGGTTCAGGGGCAAACCATCAGTTCTCAATATGGTTCGATAGAAAGTGCTGAATTTAATATTGAGCAATTAATCAACGCAGGACTTACTTCCGGATTAAAAGAAAAACACAATATTCTGTTAGATCCTGAAAATAAAACGCTGCTTGATGAAATGGCTGAAGAAAGCTACAAGGCTTTTGTCGACTTGCGCGAGCACCCATTATTTGTGAGTTATTTAGAGAAATTATCTCCTTTAAAACTATTGTCGCAAGCTAACATTAGTAGCCGCCCGGTTAAAAGAAACGGTGGAGGCGAAATGAAACTCGAAGATTTAAGGGCCATCAGTTTTGTTACTGCCTGGAGTATGCTGAAACAGAATGTTCCGGGTTTCTATGGGATGGGAACAGCTTTAAAAAATCAGGAAAAAGCTGGAAATTGGGATAAAGTGCTTAAAGTTTATCAAGATTCTGATTATTTAAAAACGATTGTAGATAACTGTATGATGAGTATGAGCAAATCAGACTTTACCATTACAGCGCATTTGGCCGCAGATAAGGAGTTTGGTGCTTTTTGGACTCAACTACATAATGAATTTGAATTAGCTAAGGAGATGCTTTTAAAACTCTCCGGACAGCCAACATTAATGGCTAATTATCCTGTAGATAAAAAATCAATCGCCACCCGCGAAAAAATCATTTTACCATTGGTATTGATACAGCATTTCGCTTTAGAAAAGCTGCAACACGATCAGAACGAAAAAGACCAGCACGCTTTAGAAAAGTTAGCGGTAAGAACGGTATTTGGTATTGTAAATGCGGGTAGAAATTTAGCTTAA
- a CDS encoding membrane fusion protein (multidrug efflux system) (product_source=KO:K03543; cath_funfam=2.40.50.100; cog=COG1566; ko=KO:K03543; pfam=PF13437,PF13533; smart=SM00740; superfamily=111369; transmembrane_helix_parts=Inside_1_8,TMhelix_9_31,Outside_32_359), which yields MTTEKKKKNIVVPIILGVLLVIGIIFGIIEWNYYSKHVDTDDAQIDGDISPVVARVGGYVKDINFEENTHVTEGQILVKLDDNDYKVKLEQAQSGQKGASAGVGVAQSQIVATQANTGTAKANVDAAKSNVEAANVKLNLAQKDYNRYENLVKDGSITQQAFDQAKASKESAEAARQSALAAYRAAQDQYNAAVKQVGTTQSQLAVSSNVISQRQSDIDFAKLQLSYTDIKAPATGIVSKKNVQKGQLVQAGQSLFSIVNDGSIYVTANFKETQLEKIKEGSKVEIEVDAYPDEKIEGEVYNFSPITGAKGSLLPPDNATGNFVKVVQRVPVKIKIHPSKELLAKLRPGMSVKASVSTK from the coding sequence ATGACAACTGAAAAGAAAAAAAAGAACATAGTAGTACCCATCATTTTAGGTGTTTTACTAGTAATAGGCATAATCTTCGGGATTATAGAATGGAATTATTATAGCAAACACGTAGATACGGATGATGCTCAGATTGATGGCGATATCAGTCCTGTTGTTGCCCGAGTTGGCGGTTATGTAAAGGATATCAATTTTGAAGAAAATACTCACGTAACGGAAGGCCAGATTTTAGTTAAGCTTGATGACAATGATTATAAAGTTAAATTAGAACAGGCACAATCTGGTCAAAAAGGTGCAAGTGCAGGTGTTGGTGTGGCGCAATCGCAAATTGTTGCTACCCAGGCAAATACCGGTACTGCAAAAGCAAACGTTGATGCGGCAAAATCAAATGTTGAAGCTGCAAATGTTAAATTAAATTTAGCGCAGAAAGATTATAATCGTTACGAAAACCTGGTGAAAGATGGTTCAATCACACAACAAGCTTTCGATCAGGCTAAGGCGAGTAAGGAATCTGCAGAAGCGGCCAGACAATCTGCCCTAGCTGCATATCGTGCAGCGCAAGATCAATATAATGCTGCGGTTAAACAAGTTGGAACTACACAATCACAGTTAGCGGTGAGCAGCAATGTAATCAGCCAGCGTCAAAGTGATATCGATTTTGCTAAACTTCAATTATCATATACTGATATTAAAGCCCCTGCAACCGGCATTGTATCTAAAAAGAATGTTCAAAAAGGACAATTGGTTCAGGCTGGTCAATCTTTATTCTCTATCGTAAATGACGGAAGCATTTATGTAACGGCCAACTTTAAAGAAACTCAATTAGAGAAAATTAAAGAAGGTTCTAAAGTAGAAATTGAGGTTGATGCTTATCCAGACGAAAAAATTGAAGGGGAAGTATATAATTTCTCTCCAATTACTGGTGCAAAAGGGTCTTTATTACCACCTGATAATGCTACTGGTAACTTCGTTAAAGTTGTTCAGCGTGTACCAGTAAAAATCAAAATCCATCCATCAAAAGAACTGTTGGCTAAGTTGCGCCCAGGAATGAGCGTTAAAGCATCAGTATCTACTAAATAA